One Glandiceps talaboti chromosome 20, keGlaTala1.1, whole genome shotgun sequence genomic region harbors:
- the LOC144450599 gene encoding uncharacterized protein LOC144450599 → MESKYHVNPVDHYLDDYFTAGHPNTDQCNTNLQGMLLACHELGFPVNPNKVTSPSTIMEFLGITLDTENMEARVSQDRINEITEELHTWTQKTKASKREILSLIGKLSFITCVCRPGRTFLRRLIDTSKKLKHLHHKIRLTKAFKLDLQWWLDYLPTWNGVSMFYDSYWTNNVDLHLYTDASDIGYGCVYGKQTLNGKFTDEIPGYTPKTHSINWRELYAIVRAADTWGSNFAGYKILFHCDNSSVVAMIRSGSSRNEKCASLLRKLFYICARDSFLMNAVHIPGYKNTDALSRYM, encoded by the coding sequence ATGGAATCTAAGTATCATGTTAACCCTGTAGACCACTATCTTGATGATTATTTCACAGCAGGACACCCTAATACTGACCAATGTAATACAAACCTCCAAGGAATGCTACTTGCCTGTCATGAACTTGGATTTCCAGTCAATCCAAACAAAGTCACATCACCATCCACGATCATGGAATTTCTTGGTATTACACTAGATACTGAAAATATGGAAGCACGTGTATCACAGGACCGTATTAATGAGATTACTGAGGAATTGCACACTTGGACCCAAAAAACAAAGGCATCAAAACGCGAAATTCTCTCTCTTATAGGAAAGTTATCATTCATTACATGTGTTTGCCGCCCAGGCAGGACTTTCTTAAGGAGACTGATAGACACTTCAAAGAAACTTAAACATCTGCATCACAAAATCAGACTGACGAAAGCCTTTAAGCTTGACTTGCAATGGTGGCTTGATTACCTTCCAACATGGAATGGAGTTAGTATGTTTTATGATAGTTACTGGACAAATAACGTAGACTTACACCTATATACAGACGCCTCGGACATTGGCTATGGCTGTGTATATGGAAAACAGACATTGAACGGAAAGTTCACCGATGAGATACCTGGTTATACACCAAAGACCCATTCAATTAATTGGAGGGAACTGTATGCTATTGTTCGTGCAGCAGACACCTGGGGTTCAAATTTCGCTGGATATAAAATTCTATTCCATTGTGATAATTCCTCAGTGGTTGCAATGATTCGCTCTGGCTCATCTCGCAATGAGAAGTGTGCTTCTCTACTCAGAAAGCTTTTCTACATTTGTGCAAGAGATAGTTTCCTGATGAATGCTGTTCACATTCCAGGATACAAAAACACTGATGCATTAtctagatacatgtaa